One window from the genome of Verrucomicrobiia bacterium encodes:
- a CDS encoding chemotaxis protein CheW — protein LGQILRLRIRHMTDGVFLGSKEFVNQMWERHRDKFGKRRKSGARIIRGAPIPGLRVLRDLRVDAVG, from the coding sequence TCTGGGGCAGATCCTGCGCCTGCGGATCCGGCACATGACCGACGGGGTGTTCCTGGGATCGAAGGAGTTCGTGAACCAGATGTGGGAGCGGCACCGGGACAAGTTCGGGAAGCGTCGCAAGAGTGGCGCGCGGATCATTCGGGGTGCCCCGATCCCGGGATTGCGGGTTCTGCGCGATCTCCGCGTCGATGCGGTGGGGTAA
- a CDS encoding GNAT family N-acetyltransferase: protein MSCRPLAPHEFTRAAGHMAASFHEDPGIRHILPDPSRREGPLTWMMGSFLRMGARYGHVLAAGDDPLGVAVFFHSTNAVPSIPRLLRGGWGLAPLRLGLPALVRVASCIPCLERQRTRRMPVDHVYLLSLSVAPAAHGRGLGGALLRAVLDHAVCQGLPCYLETFNHANLSFYRRHGFELLGEAHVPGRATIPFWCFAHPFPGNPAQPFR from the coding sequence GTGTCCTGCCGCCCCCTCGCTCCCCACGAATTCACCCGGGCGGCCGGACACATGGCGGCGTCCTTCCATGAGGACCCGGGCATCCGCCACATCCTTCCCGACCCGTCCCGCCGCGAAGGACCGCTGACTTGGATGATGGGATCGTTCCTCCGCATGGGCGCCCGTTACGGGCATGTCCTCGCCGCTGGCGACGATCCTCTCGGTGTTGCCGTGTTCTTCCATTCGACGAATGCCGTTCCCAGCATCCCACGCCTCCTCCGTGGGGGATGGGGCCTGGCGCCACTCCGTCTCGGCCTCCCCGCCCTGGTCCGCGTCGCTTCCTGCATCCCTTGCCTCGAACGCCAACGCACCCGGCGCATGCCGGTGGACCACGTCTATCTGCTCAGCCTCAGCGTCGCCCCGGCCGCCCACGGACGAGGCCTCGGCGGCGCCCTCCTTCGCGCGGTCCTCGATCACGCCGTCTGCCAGGGTCTCCCCTGCTACCTCGAGACCTTCAACCACGCCAACCTGTCCTTCTATCGACGGCACGGATTCGAACTCCTCGGCGAGGCACACGTGCCTGGACGGGCAACCATCCCCTTCTGGTGCTTCGCGCATCCGTTTCCCGGAAATCCCGCCCAACCTTTCCGGTAA
- a CDS encoding ATP-binding cassette domain-containing protein, producing the protein MNPAPPLLDVRDLQTHFPVERGLLWRRRIGTVKAVDGVSLALRRGEILGLVGESGCGKSTLGRSILQLIRPSAGEVRFEGQDLARLSTEALRPARSGFQMIFQDPYASLNPRMTVFDTLAEAIRAHRRVAEPQLRTRIAELMDRVGLAQRFLRKYPHEFSGGQRQRIAIARALAVEPRLIIADEPVSALDVSIQAQIINLLARLSRDMGLTLIFISHDLAVVEHISDRIAVMYLGRIVEIGPASSVFRRPVHPYTRALVSAIPELDPDRERARQRLLLPGDPPSPIDPPAGCAFHPRCPFAEPRCNAARPPLADFDDRLVACIRAAEI; encoded by the coding sequence ATGAATCCCGCCCCCCCCCTGCTCGACGTCCGCGATCTGCAGACCCATTTCCCGGTCGAGCGCGGACTCCTCTGGCGCCGCCGCATCGGCACCGTGAAGGCCGTGGACGGCGTCTCCCTGGCGCTTCGCCGCGGCGAGATCCTCGGTCTCGTGGGCGAGTCCGGCTGCGGCAAATCCACCCTGGGCCGTTCCATCCTCCAGTTGATCCGCCCCTCCGCGGGCGAGGTCCGCTTCGAGGGACAGGACCTCGCCCGCCTGTCCACCGAGGCCCTCCGCCCCGCGCGCTCCGGGTTCCAGATGATCTTCCAGGATCCCTACGCCTCCCTGAACCCGCGCATGACGGTCTTCGACACGCTGGCTGAAGCCATCCGCGCCCATCGCCGGGTGGCCGAACCCCAGCTCCGCACCCGCATCGCCGAACTCATGGACCGCGTCGGGCTCGCCCAGCGGTTCCTTCGCAAGTACCCCCACGAATTCTCCGGCGGCCAGCGTCAGCGCATCGCCATCGCCCGGGCCCTCGCCGTCGAACCCCGCCTCATCATCGCCGACGAACCCGTCAGCGCCCTCGATGTCTCCATCCAGGCCCAGATCATCAACCTCCTCGCCCGCCTCTCCCGGGACATGGGCCTGACCCTCATCTTCATCTCCCACGACCTCGCCGTCGTGGAACATATCAGCGACCGCATCGCCGTGATGTACCTCGGTCGCATCGTCGAAATCGGCCCCGCCTCCTCCGTCTTCCGTCGCCCCGTCCACCCCTACACACGCGCCCTGGTGAGCGCCATCCCCGAACTCGATCCCGACCGCGAACGCGCCCGCCAGCGCCTCCTTCTCCCCGGCGACCCGCCCTCCCCGATCGATCCCCCCGCTGGCTGCGCCTTCCACCCCCGCTGCCCCTTCGCCGAACCCCGCTGCAACGCCGCCCGCCCGCCTCTCGCCGACTTCGACGACCGCCTCGTCGCCTGCATCCGCGCCGCCGAAATCTGA
- a CDS encoding ABC transporter ATP-binding protein produces the protein MPLLAVEDLAVAFHTRAGVVRAVNGVSFTLERGESLGIVGESGSGKSVSCLALLGLIPKPPARIERGHAHFNGLDLLRCPDADLRRIRGRRIAMIFQDPMTALNPYLRIEDQLIEPLIVHERINRAAARTRALEALRDVGVPDPQSRLRAHPHEFSGGMRQRVMIAMAMITRPDILICDEPTTALDVTVQAQILELIRREQRANGTAVILVSHDLGVVAGFCDRVQVMYAGETVERAPVRPLFYQPLHPYNLALHRSRPNPHVPRGTELPTLPGLPPDPSRLPPGCAFAPRCEFAIDSCLHEQPALRSIVPDHDSACLRVQRREIQLPESQPAR, from the coding sequence ATGCCCCTCCTCGCCGTCGAAGATCTCGCCGTCGCCTTCCACACCCGCGCCGGTGTCGTCCGCGCGGTCAATGGCGTCTCGTTCACCCTCGAACGCGGCGAATCCCTCGGCATCGTCGGCGAATCCGGCTCCGGCAAATCCGTCTCCTGCCTCGCCCTCCTCGGCCTCATCCCCAAACCCCCCGCCCGCATCGAGCGAGGCCACGCGCACTTCAACGGACTCGACCTCCTGCGCTGTCCCGATGCGGACCTCCGCCGCATCCGGGGACGTCGCATCGCCATGATCTTCCAGGACCCGATGACGGCCCTGAATCCCTACCTCCGCATCGAGGACCAGTTGATCGAGCCGCTCATCGTCCATGAACGGATCAACCGCGCCGCCGCCCGCACCCGCGCCCTCGAAGCCCTCCGCGATGTCGGCGTGCCCGACCCCCAATCCCGCCTCCGCGCCCATCCCCACGAGTTCTCCGGCGGCATGCGCCAGCGCGTCATGATCGCCATGGCCATGATCACCCGCCCCGACATCCTCATCTGCGACGAACCCACCACCGCCCTCGATGTCACGGTCCAGGCCCAGATCCTCGAACTCATCCGCCGCGAACAGCGCGCCAACGGCACCGCCGTCATCCTCGTCTCCCACGACCTTGGCGTCGTCGCCGGTTTCTGCGACCGCGTCCAGGTGATGTACGCCGGCGAGACCGTCGAACGCGCCCCGGTCCGCCCCCTCTTCTACCAACCCCTCCACCCCTACAACCTCGCCCTCCACCGCAGCCGCCCCAATCCCCACGTCCCACGCGGCACCGAACTCCCCACCCTCCCCGGCCTCCCCCCCGATCCCTCCCGGCTCCCGCCCGGCTGCGCCTTCGCCCCGCGTTGCGAATTCGCCATCGACTCCTGCCTCCACGAACAACCCGCGCTCCGCTCCATCGTCCCCGACCACGACTCCGCCTGCCTCCGCGTCCAGCGCCGCGAGATTCAACTGCCCGAATCCCAGCCCGCCCGATGA
- a CDS encoding ABC transporter permease, with product MTRPDSTDADPPSSLGRDAWHRLCRNRMAVFGLVATLALAFLSLVGPWFSPYGYEQQNLDLGATAPSGAHWLGTDPLGRDLLTRMLHGGRISLSVGLLATAVSLLIGVLYGAIAGYIGGRLDAVMMRLVELIYAIPFTIFVILLMVVFGRQFILLFVAIGAVEWLTMARIVRAQVMSVKRQEFIEAARALGLRKRQILVRHLIPNATGPILVYATLTVPMVMLLEAFLSFLGLGVPPPMSSWGVLIKEGAEVMREFPWLLVFPGAAFALTLFSLNFLGDGLRDALDVRAARD from the coding sequence ATGACCCGCCCCGATTCCACCGACGCCGATCCGCCCTCCTCCCTTGGTCGCGATGCCTGGCATCGCCTCTGCCGCAATCGCATGGCCGTTTTCGGCCTCGTCGCCACCCTCGCCCTCGCCTTCCTCTCCCTCGTCGGTCCCTGGTTCAGTCCCTACGGCTACGAACAGCAGAACCTCGATCTCGGCGCCACCGCCCCCAGCGGCGCCCACTGGCTGGGCACCGATCCCCTCGGACGTGACCTCCTCACCCGCATGCTCCATGGCGGCCGCATCTCCCTCAGCGTCGGCCTCCTCGCCACCGCCGTCTCCCTGCTCATCGGCGTCCTTTACGGAGCCATCGCCGGCTACATCGGCGGCCGCCTCGACGCCGTCATGATGCGCCTGGTCGAACTCATCTACGCCATTCCCTTCACCATCTTCGTCATCCTCCTGATGGTCGTCTTCGGACGGCAGTTCATCCTCCTCTTCGTCGCCATTGGCGCCGTCGAGTGGCTCACCATGGCCCGCATCGTCCGTGCCCAGGTCATGTCCGTGAAACGCCAGGAGTTCATCGAGGCCGCCCGCGCCCTCGGCCTCCGCAAACGCCAGATCCTCGTCCGCCACCTCATCCCCAACGCCACCGGCCCCATCCTCGTCTATGCCACCCTCACCGTCCCCATGGTCATGCTCCTCGAAGCCTTCCTCAGCTTCCTCGGCCTCGGCGTCCCCCCACCCATGAGCTCCTGGGGCGTCCTCATCAAGGAAGGCGCCGAGGTGATGCGCGAATTCCCCTGGCTCCTCGTCTTCCCGGGTGCCGCCTTCGCCCTCACCCTCTTCTCCCTCAACTTCCTCGGCGACGGCCTCCGCGATGCTCTCGACGTCCGGGCCGCCAGGGACTGA
- a CDS encoding ABC transporter permease subunit: protein MLRFIGRRLLETIPLLLAIATFTFFMIRLAPGGPFSAERNVTPEILLNLERHYGFDQPLWKQYLDYLGGLLRGDLGPSFKYQTHTVNELIADAFPVSLELGAWALLVALSVGLGTGLLAALKRNTALDHGPMSIATLGICLPTFVMGPLLVLLFALGLGWFNAWGWYEPRDRVLPALTLGLYYAAYVARLTRGGMLEVLSQDFIRTARAKGASESRVLLRHALRGGLLPVVAFLGPAAAGLITGSFVVETIFGVPGLGQFFVKSALNRDYTMVLGTVLLYATLIIALNLVVDILQAWLNPKLRLE, encoded by the coding sequence ATGCTGCGCTTCATCGGTCGTCGCCTCCTCGAAACGATCCCCCTGCTGCTGGCCATCGCCACCTTCACCTTCTTCATGATCCGTCTCGCGCCCGGCGGCCCCTTCTCCGCCGAACGCAATGTCACCCCGGAAATCCTCCTCAATCTCGAACGTCACTACGGCTTCGATCAACCCCTCTGGAAACAGTACCTCGACTACCTCGGCGGCCTCCTCCGCGGCGACCTCGGCCCTTCCTTCAAATACCAGACCCACACCGTCAACGAACTCATCGCCGACGCCTTTCCCGTCTCCCTCGAACTCGGCGCCTGGGCCCTCCTGGTCGCCCTCTCCGTCGGGCTCGGCACCGGCCTCCTCGCCGCCCTCAAACGCAATACCGCCCTCGACCACGGCCCGATGTCCATCGCCACCCTCGGCATCTGCCTCCCCACCTTCGTCATGGGCCCCCTCCTCGTCCTCCTCTTCGCCCTCGGCCTCGGCTGGTTCAATGCCTGGGGCTGGTACGAACCCCGCGATCGCGTCCTCCCCGCCCTCACCCTCGGCCTCTATTACGCCGCCTACGTCGCCCGGCTCACCCGCGGCGGCATGCTCGAGGTCCTTTCCCAGGACTTCATCCGCACCGCCCGCGCCAAGGGCGCCTCCGAATCCCGCGTCCTCCTCCGCCATGCCCTCCGCGGCGGACTCCTCCCCGTCGTCGCCTTCCTCGGCCCCGCCGCCGCCGGGCTCATCACCGGCTCCTTCGTCGTCGAAACCATCTTCGGCGTCCCCGGACTCGGCCAGTTCTTCGTCAAGTCCGCCCTCAATCGCGACTACACCATGGTCCTCGGCACCGTCCTCCTCTACGCCACTCTCATCATCGCCCTCAATCTGGTCGTGGACATCCTTCAAGCCTGGCTCAACCCGAAACTCCGCCTGGAATGA
- a CDS encoding peptide ABC transporter substrate-binding protein, with protein sequence MPGRPARHPDPVRPAATRGSRVTLWLLLIAAVALNACGRRESPVDVAAREGILLINNADDISDLDPHVVTGVPEHNVIDALLEGLVRLDPRDLAPLPGMAERWEISPDGLEYTFHLRRDALWSNGDPVVSRDFLLSHRRILTPSLAAQYANMLFVVTNAEAYFNGSVTNFAKVGFEAPDPHTYRIRLNAPTPYFLGMIGYHYSWYPVHIPTVERFGGMARKGTRWTRPENFVGNGPFVLREWRIGRHMLVEKNPLYWDADRVRLNGIRFHPITSLETEENAFRAGQLHVTYEVPRPKLDWWRTHRPDELRIDPYLGVYFYRINVTRPGLSDPRVRRALALAIDRPGLVTTILRDGSLPAYHVVPPGLRGYSSPVFAQATDLEEARRLLAEAGHPGGAGLPELEIHFNTSEKHRAIAEAIQEMWRRGLGVRTTLANTEWKVYLDQQRTLDYQISRAGWIGDYIDPNTFLEMWKTGDGNNNTGWSHAGYDQLLEAAAREFDPQRRLAIMAQAEVILLEELPILPIFFYVKPYLVHPSVRDWTGNLHALFPYREAYFAPSPGPLSSR encoded by the coding sequence ATGCCCGGCCGCCCCGCCCGACACCCTGACCCGGTTCGCCCCGCCGCCACGAGGGGTTCCCGGGTGACGCTGTGGCTGCTCCTGATCGCCGCCGTGGCACTGAACGCCTGCGGACGCCGCGAGTCGCCGGTGGACGTCGCGGCGCGCGAGGGGATTCTCCTGATCAACAACGCCGACGACATCTCCGACCTCGATCCTCATGTCGTCACCGGCGTCCCCGAGCACAATGTCATCGACGCCCTCCTCGAAGGGCTCGTCCGGCTCGACCCGCGGGACCTGGCCCCCCTTCCTGGCATGGCGGAACGATGGGAGATATCGCCGGACGGCCTCGAATACACCTTTCACCTCCGCCGGGACGCCCTCTGGTCGAACGGCGATCCCGTGGTCTCCCGCGATTTCCTCCTCTCCCATCGCCGCATCCTCACCCCGTCCCTGGCGGCCCAGTACGCCAACATGCTGTTCGTCGTCACCAACGCCGAAGCCTACTTCAACGGCAGCGTCACGAACTTCGCCAAGGTCGGCTTCGAGGCCCCGGACCCCCACACCTACCGCATCCGCCTCAACGCCCCGACCCCCTACTTCCTCGGCATGATCGGGTACCACTACTCCTGGTATCCCGTTCACATCCCGACCGTCGAGCGCTTCGGTGGCATGGCCCGCAAGGGAACCCGCTGGACCCGCCCGGAGAACTTCGTCGGCAACGGACCCTTCGTCCTTCGCGAGTGGCGGATCGGACGCCACATGCTGGTGGAGAAGAACCCGCTCTACTGGGACGCCGACCGGGTCCGCCTCAACGGCATCCGCTTCCACCCGATCACCTCGCTCGAAACCGAGGAGAACGCCTTCCGCGCCGGCCAGCTCCATGTCACCTACGAGGTTCCCCGCCCCAAGCTCGACTGGTGGCGCACCCATCGCCCGGACGAACTGCGGATCGATCCCTACCTCGGCGTCTATTTCTACCGCATCAACGTCACCCGCCCAGGCTTGAGCGACCCCCGGGTGCGGCGCGCCCTCGCCCTCGCCATCGACCGTCCCGGACTGGTCACCACCATTCTGCGTGACGGTTCCCTCCCCGCCTACCACGTCGTGCCGCCCGGTCTGCGCGGCTACTCCTCCCCGGTGTTTGCCCAGGCCACCGATCTCGAAGAGGCCCGCCGCCTGCTCGCCGAGGCCGGTCACCCGGGCGGTGCCGGCCTGCCTGAACTCGAAATCCACTTCAACACCTCCGAAAAACACCGCGCCATCGCCGAGGCCATCCAGGAAATGTGGCGCCGCGGACTCGGCGTCCGCACAACCCTCGCCAACACCGAATGGAAGGTCTATCTCGACCAGCAGCGCACCCTCGACTACCAGATCAGCCGCGCCGGCTGGATCGGCGATTACATCGATCCCAACACCTTCCTCGAAATGTGGAAAACCGGCGACGGCAACAACAACACGGGCTGGAGTCACGCCGGCTACGACCAGCTCCTTGAAGCCGCCGCCCGCGAATTCGACCCCCAACGCCGCCTCGCCATCATGGCCCAGGCCGAGGTCATCCTCCTCGAGGAACTCCCCATCCTCCCCATCTTCTTCTACGTGAAACCCTACCTCGTCCATCCCTCCGTCCGGGATTGGACCGGCAATCTCCACGCCCTCTTCCCGTACCGCGAAGCCTACTTCGCCCCCTCCCCAGGACCCCTCTCCTCCCGCTAG
- a CDS encoding histidine triad nucleotide-binding protein, with amino-acid sequence MTLFEKIAARQIPADIVLEDDRMLAFHDINPQAPTHVLVVPKQPIPRIGAAEAGDAGLLGHLLLQAAEVARRLGLDASGYRLVINHGRDGGESVPHLHVHVLGGRPMKWPPG; translated from the coding sequence ATGACCCTGTTCGAGAAAATCGCCGCCCGCCAGATCCCGGCTGATATCGTCCTCGAGGACGATCGAATGCTGGCCTTCCACGACATCAACCCGCAGGCCCCGACCCACGTTCTGGTCGTGCCCAAGCAACCCATCCCGCGTATCGGTGCGGCGGAAGCCGGCGACGCCGGACTCCTCGGGCATCTCCTCCTTCAGGCCGCCGAAGTTGCGCGCCGCCTCGGTCTCGATGCCTCGGGGTACCGCCTGGTCATCAACCACGGCCGCGACGGCGGGGAAAGCGTACCCCACCTGCACGTTCATGTGCTCGGAGGCCGGCCCATGAAATGGCCGCCGGGCTGA
- a CDS encoding pyridoxamine 5'-phosphate oxidase family protein: MGKVFDAIEADLQAWMALQRVFFVASAPLSPDAHINCSPKGSDTFRVIGPQEVAYLDLTGSGVETIAHVQENGRIVILFCAFDGAPQIVRLHGKAVVLYPGDAEFERLSPRFPTHVGARAIVKVSVARISTSCGYSVPRLDFVEQRDVLDQWTARKSAEELAAYRTAKNATSIDGLPGHNPP; this comes from the coding sequence ATGGGAAAAGTCTTCGATGCCATTGAAGCCGATTTGCAGGCCTGGATGGCCCTTCAGCGGGTGTTCTTTGTGGCATCCGCTCCGCTTTCCCCCGACGCGCACATCAACTGCTCCCCGAAGGGCTCCGACACCTTCCGGGTTATCGGTCCCCAGGAAGTGGCCTACCTCGATCTGACCGGCAGCGGCGTCGAGACCATCGCGCACGTGCAGGAGAATGGGCGGATTGTCATCCTGTTCTGCGCATTCGACGGCGCCCCGCAGATCGTCCGCCTGCACGGAAAGGCGGTCGTTCTCTATCCGGGCGATGCTGAGTTCGAGCGCCTCTCTCCACGGTTCCCAACCCACGTCGGAGCACGTGCGATCGTCAAAGTGTCGGTCGCCCGGATCTCAACCTCGTGTGGCTATTCCGTCCCCCGCCTGGACTTCGTGGAGCAGCGCGATGTTCTCGATCAGTGGACGGCCCGCAAGTCCGCGGAAGAGCTGGCTGCCTACCGCACCGCGAAGAATGCGACCAGCATCGATGGCCTTCCCGGACACAATCCGCCCTGA